The following is a genomic window from Candidatus Krumholzibacteriia bacterium.
CGCAGGACTCGGCGTTGAACGGAACCGCAGAACCAACGCCGGTCCGCGGCGTATCCGGAGCCCGGCAGCGAACTCGAAGCCGAGATAATCGCCGTATCCGAATGCGAAAACCGCTGGGACCGGTCCCGAAGCGAGGTTACAGCACACAAAAACACCGAGGCTCTCGCGAACCCCGGCCAACCTCTGAGCCAAACATGACGTTTCCGTCTATCCGCGTGGCTCCAACTGAATTTGGCCAGTTCCCCCCAACCCCGCGAACCCCGCGAGGCGGGCCGAACCGCGTTCCTCTGAAGACTACCCCCTCCCCGCCTCCCGGTCCAGCCCCTCACCCCTCGTCGAACAGCCCGTCCACCGGGCTCCGCACCGCACCGGCCCCGCGTCCGAGGACGTGCGTGTAGATCTGGGTCGTCTGGACGCTGGCGTGGCCCAGCAGCTCCTGCACGGTGCGGATGTCCGCGCCGTCCTCGAGGAGGTGGGTGGCGAAGCTGTGGCGGAAGGTGTGGCAGGTCGCACGCTTGTCGATCCGGGACATCAGGACGGCCTGGCGCACGGCCTTCTGGACGGCGCTCTCGTGGAAGTGGTGGCGGCGGCGTTGTCCGGTCTCGGGGCATCGATAGCTGCGGGTGGCGGGAAAGAGCCACTGCCACGCCCATTCCTGGCCGGCGCGGGGGAACTTCACGTCCAGGCGGTCGGGCAGGGCGACCCAGCCCCACCCCTTGGCCACCAGGGCCTCGTGGACCTCCCTGCAGCGGGCCATGTGGGCACGGAGGGGGTCGATGGCCGCGCCGGGCAGGACGGTCGTGCGGTCCTTGCGGCCCTTGCCGCGGCGGACGGTCACGGTCCGGCGGCCGAAGTCGAGGTCCTGGTTGCGGAGGGTGCAGGCCTCCATCAGGCGGAGGCCGCTGCCGTAGAGGAGCATGGCGATCAATTGGGGAGTTCCGTTCAAGCAGCGGAGGACGGCGCGGATCTCGGGGCGTGTGAGGACGGTGGGCAGGCGGCGGGGTTTCTTGGCGCGGGTGATGCCGTCGAGCCAGGGGAGGTCGATCTCGAGCACGCGGCGGTACAGGAACAGGATCGCGGCCAGGGCCTGTTCCTGGGTGGTGGCGGACACGCCGCAGTCGGTGGCCAGATGGCTGAGGAAAGCCTCGATCTCGCGGGCGCCGAGGTCGCGGGGGTGGGTGCACCCGTGGAAGTGCACGAAGCGCCGGATCCAGTGCCGGTACGCGTCGCGGGTGCGGTGACTGTAGTGGCGGGCCTCGATTGCACGGTCGAGGCGTTCGAGCAGGCGCGGGGGCCGGTTCGGCATCGCGGCGGCGCGCTTCCGGGAGGCCGGTTCCGCCGTTTATAGCACATCGCGCTTCCGGGGCGGAACATCCCCGGTCCGTCCACAGGCGGAGCGCACGACGCACGGCGCACGCATGCGCAACGCCGCGGACCTACTCCCGCTCGAACTCCAGGAACTCCACGGGCGCGCCGTCGCACAGGACGAAGGCCACGCGCACACCGTCGGACGGACGGTTCGGTGCGATCAGGATCTCGTGGCCGGCGAGCGCGGCGTCGAGGTCGTCGACCTCGAAGGCCACGTGGGGCACGGCCTGGACGATCGCGGGGAAGGGGCAGTCGGGACCGTAGCGCATCCACTGGATCCCGTAGGGATTGCTCTCGTGGTCGGTGCAGTGGGTGTCGTAGCGCTCGAGATAGACCTCGCCGGGCTGCGGCTCGTTCGTGGGAATGCCGACGTGGTGGAATCGCACGTCCGCCCCCCTACGCCCGCACCCCGTCGAACTCGGGGAACTGCTGTTCCTTCTGCTTCAACCGACGCAGGAAACCGGCCGCGAACACCTTCTTCATGCCGGCCAGTTTCATCTTGTGGAGCTTGTGGCCGCCGGGGTTGTCGCTCAGGCCCTCGCACTCCTCGGGGAGCATCACCAACGACACGTGGATGTTGGGGGCCACGCCCACGGGCAGGCGCTTCTCCATGCAGCGGTCGTAGAGGCGCGCGAACACGGGCACCATCGACTCGGTGCTGGGCACGGGCTCGTCGGCGTAGTCGGTGTTGATGAGCGGGCGGAACACGCACACGGTGGGGATGGCGCCCTTCTCGGTGATCCAGTCGATGGCCTCGATGCTCTTCTCGGGTGGTTCGAGGCCGGCGATGATCTCGCCGTTGGTCACCCACGGCTCGAACTTCGTCAGGTCGCCGGGGCCGAGCGAGGCGCAGTACTCGATGGCCTCGAGGTAGCGGTCGAGTCCGTACTGGGTGTGCTTGCCGGGACACACGTCGACGAAGCGCTCGCGGTCGAAGATCTCGAAGCAGAAGCTGACGCGGTTGACGCCCATCCTCTTGAGCTCGTCGTAGCGCTTCAGGTCGCTGTGGGGCGGGGTCTGCACGCCGACCATCAGACCCGTCTGCTCCTTGATGGCCACGATGTAGGGCTCGAGCAGGTCGAGGTAGGTCTCGCCCTCGTAG
Proteins encoded in this region:
- a CDS encoding radical SAM protein, with the protein product MAIVPHDVRTNPSLLKLDLYCRGARLDESCLIEDAGGRPILRTRAGLGSGLEAVLPGGLWTNIPVVEPFAMDSPYTVNHEDGRFFLRLDGEEVGDLRLSPRPEWYDWRTTTSDKQMSKIGTLQGTYLGVYPGKVCEYWTRPVRDNCKFCSVGLNLGHDDADEKNVEEVLEVVRAARLQSGITYVDFNTGHYEGETYLDLLEPYIVAIKEQTGLMVGVQTPPHSDLKRYDELKRMGVNRVSFCFEIFDRERFVDVCPGKHTQYGLDRYLEAIEYCASLGPGDLTKFEPWVTNGEIIAGLEPPEKSIEAIDWITEKGAIPTVCVFRPLINTDYADEPVPSTESMVPVFARLYDRCMEKRLPVGVAPNIHVSLVMLPEECEGLSDNPGGHKLHKMKLAGMKKVFAAGFLRRLKQKEQQFPEFDGVRA
- a CDS encoding integron integrase → MPNRPPRLLERLDRAIEARHYSHRTRDAYRHWIRRFVHFHGCTHPRDLGAREIEAFLSHLATDCGVSATTQEQALAAILFLYRRVLEIDLPWLDGITRAKKPRRLPTVLTRPEIRAVLRCLNGTPQLIAMLLYGSGLRLMEACTLRNQDLDFGRRTVTVRRGKGRKDRTTVLPGAAIDPLRAHMARCREVHEALVAKGWGWVALPDRLDVKFPRAGQEWAWQWLFPATRSYRCPETGQRRRHHFHESAVQKAVRQAVLMSRIDKRATCHTFRHSFATHLLEDGADIRTVQELLGHASVQTTQIYTHVLGRGAGAVRSPVDGLFDEG